Proteins encoded in a region of the Mucilaginibacter sabulilitoris genome:
- a CDS encoding DUF3347 domain-containing protein has product MKTLKTFIILITVFISYSNAKAQDNPAGVAVNNVLTAYLDVKNALTADDKAAAKTKAADLLTAITAVPMNKLTPEQHKLWMTYFEKLRFDSKHISESDAIDHQREHFTSLSKNLYEVTKGLKLNTATVYEQYCPMKKATWLSETSAVKNPYYGKQMLTCGKTTETLTPAVK; this is encoded by the coding sequence ATGAAAACGCTTAAAACATTCATCATATTAATAACTGTATTTATTTCTTATTCAAACGCCAAAGCACAGGATAATCCTGCTGGTGTAGCTGTAAACAATGTACTAACCGCTTACCTTGATGTTAAAAACGCGCTAACTGCCGACGATAAGGCCGCCGCTAAAACCAAAGCTGCCGACCTGCTCACTGCAATTACCGCTGTGCCAATGAACAAACTTACCCCAGAGCAGCACAAACTATGGATGACTTATTTTGAAAAGCTCCGGTTTGACAGCAAGCACATTAGCGAAAGCGATGCTATTGATCATCAGCGTGAGCATTTTACCAGCTTATCAAAAAACCTTTACGAAGTAACAAAGGGTTTAAAGCTTAATACGGCGACCGTTTATGAACAATACTGCCCTATGAAAAAGGCAACCTGGTTAAGTGAAACCAGCGCTGTCAAAAACCCTTATTATGGTAAGCAAATGCTTACCTGCGGCAAAACAACAGAGACACTGACCCCGGCTGTTAAGTAG
- a CDS encoding YybH family protein, producing MNTSDEAQLQIFIHERVEAICNKDIAGATNRYAQDVMLFDVVGPLQQSGIKAMQERLNTWFASFDGNIGFEIKDLNIVLGGDAGFCYSFNHVSAKTKDGGNLNMWWRETLGWQKINGEWLVTHAHSSVPFDAVSGKGAIGLKP from the coding sequence ATGAATACGAGTGACGAAGCGCAATTGCAGATCTTTATCCATGAGCGGGTTGAGGCTATTTGTAATAAAGATATTGCCGGGGCCACAAACCGTTATGCACAAGATGTCATGTTGTTTGATGTGGTTGGCCCCTTGCAGCAAAGCGGCATTAAAGCGATGCAGGAAAGGCTGAACACATGGTTTGCCTCATTTGACGGAAATATTGGCTTTGAAATTAAGGATCTTAACATTGTTTTAGGTGGTGATGCCGGGTTTTGCTATAGCTTTAACCATGTTAGCGCCAAAACAAAAGACGGCGGGAACCTGAATATGTGGTGGCGCGAAACGCTTGGATGGCAGAAGATTAACGGTGAATGGCTTGTTACCCATGCGCACAGTTCTGTACCTTTTGATGCTGTAAGTGGGAAGGGAGCTATAGGGTTAAAACCCTGA
- a CDS encoding DUF1801 domain-containing protein, protein MAKNKTTETTASVADFLNSVTDETKRKDSFRLVEIMEEQTGFKAKMWGPAIVGFGSYHYKYDSGREGDAPLAGFSPRKAEISLYLYQDFEEKQKLLVNFGKHKTGKGCIYIKKLQDIDETVLRQLIASSVNYMNNKYPA, encoded by the coding sequence ATGGCTAAGAACAAAACAACAGAAACTACCGCCAGCGTAGCCGATTTTTTAAATTCGGTAACTGATGAAACTAAACGGAAAGATAGCTTTCGCCTGGTAGAGATCATGGAAGAACAAACCGGTTTTAAAGCCAAAATGTGGGGGCCTGCTATTGTTGGTTTTGGCAGCTATCACTATAAATATGACAGCGGGCGTGAAGGAGATGCGCCTCTGGCCGGTTTTTCACCTCGCAAAGCCGAAATTTCACTCTATCTTTACCAGGATTTTGAAGAGAAACAAAAGCTGCTTGTAAATTTTGGTAAACATAAAACCGGCAAAGGCTGTATCTACATCAAAAAACTGCAGGACATTGATGAAACTGTACTGCGGCAATTAATTGCCTCTTCAGTAAATTACATGAACAACAAATATCCGGCTTAA
- a CDS encoding COG3014 family protein yields MINLRTYILQASSVIGLMFLLSGCASYNDRILPYYKNVSAGNYKAAETELDKNSLIQKPRNKLLYLMEKGRIAHLNGDYQNSNKYFNDADQMLDQGLTSATDEAVGVLVNPMEQRYKGEDFEKFMIHYYKALNYQYLHNTEDAIVEARRITLQAQEQGDKFNNKEKRYSNDAFSLMLQGMLYESNNDVNNAFISYRNAAEIYLAAPDKTYYGTTMPLGLQEDVIRTALLNGFTTEADQFEKTFGISYEPQKPAEGGELIFFWENGRAPVKTQVDLFFSLIRNNNGDLFFTDAAGGLVIPFNYGGDRNRVNLKSFESLRVAWPKYIAQTPFYSSAVITSNQDKIPFEKAEDINELAFKTLQQRTLNEMGKVLSRLAVKKIAEYSVRASAKSDGKTNSLLEGLGYGIQLYSLLSEKADTRNWQTLPANISYARIPLQKGENQITLTLKNSRGADETKTITVNGTGRLQFYNYSTLR; encoded by the coding sequence ATGATAAATCTCCGTACGTATATCCTTCAGGCGTCATCTGTTATAGGACTGATGTTTCTTTTGTCGGGCTGTGCATCTTATAATGACCGTATTCTTCCATACTATAAAAATGTTTCGGCCGGAAATTATAAAGCAGCAGAAACAGAACTCGATAAGAACAGCCTGATACAAAAGCCCCGCAATAAGCTATTGTACCTGATGGAAAAAGGACGTATAGCCCACCTTAACGGAGATTACCAAAACAGCAATAAATACTTTAACGACGCCGATCAGATGCTTGATCAGGGCCTTACAAGTGCTACCGACGAGGCTGTTGGCGTGCTGGTTAACCCCATGGAGCAGCGATATAAGGGCGAGGATTTTGAGAAATTCATGATCCATTATTATAAGGCGCTCAATTATCAGTACCTGCACAACACCGAAGATGCCATTGTTGAAGCCCGGCGCATCACCCTGCAAGCTCAGGAACAGGGCGACAAGTTTAACAACAAAGAGAAACGCTACAGCAATGATGCTTTTTCGCTCATGCTGCAGGGTATGCTTTATGAAAGCAATAATGATGTTAACAATGCCTTTATATCCTATCGTAATGCTGCCGAAATATACCTGGCAGCACCCGATAAAACTTATTACGGTACAACCATGCCGCTAGGGCTTCAGGAAGATGTGATCCGCACAGCATTATTGAATGGGTTTACAACAGAAGCCGATCAGTTTGAAAAAACATTTGGCATAAGCTACGAACCTCAAAAACCTGCTGAAGGCGGAGAACTGATCTTTTTTTGGGAAAATGGCCGTGCACCGGTTAAAACACAGGTCGACCTTTTTTTCAGCCTGATCAGGAATAATAATGGTGATTTATTTTTTACCGACGCGGCAGGCGGTTTGGTAATACCTTTTAATTATGGCGGCGACAGGAACAGGGTAAATTTAAAATCGTTTGAAAGTTTAAGGGTTGCCTGGCCAAAATATATTGCGCAAACTCCTTTTTACTCCAGTGCTGTTATTACCAGCAACCAGGATAAAATACCGTTCGAAAAAGCAGAAGATATAAATGAACTTGCTTTTAAAACACTGCAACAGCGCACATTAAATGAAATGGGCAAAGTACTTTCACGGCTGGCGGTAAAAAAAATTGCCGAATACTCGGTACGTGCAAGCGCCAAAAGCGATGGCAAAACCAATTCATTGTTAGAGGGGCTTGGTTATGGCATACAACTATACAGCCTGCTCTCTGAAAAAGCAGATACCCGTAACTGGCAAACACTACCTGCCAATATTTCTTATGCCCGAATACCCCTGCAAAAGGGCGAAAACCAGATTACGCTTACCTTAAAAAATAGCCGCGGGGCCGATGAAACCAAAACCATCACTGTAAATGGTACAGGAAGGCTCCAGTTTTATAATTATTCGACATTACGATAG
- a CDS encoding penicillin-binding protein activator LpoB, translating into MKFNKFLTVAAIAVSGMLIASCSRQVTRVSTDQTIDVSGGWNNSDSRMAADELTGKILGANWISTHQEEHQGKKPVVIVGFVQNKSHEHIDAETFLKDIESAFIQTQRVRLVQGGKKREELRAEKEDQQTNATVSSMKKFGLENGADYILQGSINSIVDAHKRQKVVYYQVNLELTNIQTNEVVWIGEKKIAKYVKN; encoded by the coding sequence ATGAAATTCAATAAATTTTTAACAGTTGCTGCAATTGCAGTTTCAGGGATGCTTATAGCCTCTTGCTCCAGGCAGGTAACACGTGTAAGCACAGATCAAACCATAGATGTGAGCGGCGGCTGGAACAACAGCGACTCAAGAATGGCGGCAGATGAACTAACAGGTAAAATTCTTGGCGCCAACTGGATAAGTACCCACCAGGAAGAACACCAGGGTAAAAAGCCAGTTGTTATTGTTGGGTTTGTTCAAAACAAAAGTCACGAGCATATTGATGCCGAGACCTTTTTAAAAGACATTGAAAGCGCATTTATACAAACTCAAAGGGTGCGTTTGGTGCAGGGCGGTAAAAAACGCGAGGAACTGCGTGCCGAAAAAGAAGATCAGCAAACTAACGCTACTGTTTCGAGCATGAAAAAATTTGGCCTTGAAAACGGTGCCGACTATATTTTGCAAGGTTCTATAAATTCTATTGTTGACGCGCACAAACGCCAGAAAGTGGTTTATTACCAGGTAAACCTTGAGCTGACTAATATACAAACCAATGAAGTGGTTTGGATCGGTGAAAAGAAAATAGCCAAATACGTTAAAAACTGA
- a CDS encoding RNA polymerase sigma factor: MTLLIPVLVKLLENQSDEFAARLKEDDQAAFYHVYNIYSKRLYSFANRFLKNNELSEEVVQESFLNLWLNREKLDEAYPIGPYLFSICRRLTLNSLRQHSISKAGLEKLWQSITYLHNDTEETILLNNLQDFAESAFKNLPKQQQQVFRLSREEGLTYDEIADRLQISRNTVKNHLIAALKNLRTQFSRSDIVYFVFVTLSFYFKK; the protein is encoded by the coding sequence TTGACGTTATTAATCCCCGTATTAGTGAAGCTGCTGGAAAATCAAAGTGATGAATTTGCCGCCCGTCTGAAAGAAGATGATCAGGCTGCATTTTATCACGTTTATAATATTTACAGCAAACGGCTTTACAGTTTTGCCAATCGTTTTCTTAAAAATAATGAACTGAGCGAGGAGGTTGTTCAGGAATCGTTTTTAAACCTCTGGCTAAACAGGGAAAAACTCGATGAAGCGTATCCTATTGGTCCTTATTTATTTAGCATCTGCCGCCGTTTAACATTAAACTCATTGCGGCAGCATTCTATTTCGAAAGCTGGTTTAGAAAAACTTTGGCAATCGATTACGTATTTACATAACGATACCGAAGAAACCATACTGCTTAACAATTTGCAGGACTTTGCCGAATCGGCATTTAAAAATTTACCTAAGCAGCAGCAGCAGGTTTTCAGGCTTAGCCGCGAAGAAGGGCTAACCTATGATGAAATAGCCGATCGTTTACAGATCTCCAGAAATACGGTAAAAAACCACCTGATCGCAGCCCTAAAAAATCTCCGCACCCAGTTTTCACGGTCAGACATTGTCTACTTCGTTTTTGTTACATTGAGCTTTTATTTTAAAAAATAA
- a CDS encoding FecR family protein, which translates to MDKERISLLLKGYTENNIVRADFDELMAYMANTANDKELHELMQEQWNNITDDYSFDELRQSLLFQKITADPRFAQSITLPERKVFRLKKWMSVAAGLLFFLSAGFYMAYRLKTPHPQEIVEYRQKIVPYGKKVQIGLPDGTQVWVNSGSKLIYPSSFTGNTRELYLEGEAYFDVAHDAKRPFILHTGKVITRVLGTAFNVKAYGSNEMSVTVARGKVSVGMQNKLLSVLIPNECLSYNRVNGDSKKYHVDASKLRWMNGDLIFDNINLEEAAHVIERWYDVQISFNNSRAKSYHFTASFLKHENIDQIMEVLSEFSGFTYKREGKKITIQ; encoded by the coding sequence GTGGATAAGGAACGCATAAGTTTACTTTTAAAAGGATATACCGAGAACAACATAGTCAGAGCAGACTTTGATGAGCTGATGGCTTATATGGCCAATACGGCTAACGACAAAGAACTGCATGAACTTATGCAGGAACAATGGAATAATATTACCGATGATTATTCTTTTGATGAGCTGCGGCAGAGTTTGCTGTTTCAAAAAATAACTGCCGATCCGAGATTTGCACAAAGCATAACATTGCCTGAAAGAAAAGTTTTCCGTCTGAAAAAATGGATGTCGGTCGCTGCCGGACTGTTGTTTTTCCTGAGCGCAGGCTTTTACATGGCTTATCGTTTAAAAACTCCTCATCCGCAAGAGATTGTTGAATATCGTCAAAAAATAGTACCCTACGGTAAAAAGGTGCAGATAGGGCTGCCCGATGGCACCCAGGTTTGGGTTAACTCTGGCAGTAAATTAATATACCCGTCAAGCTTTACCGGCAATACCAGGGAATTGTACCTGGAGGGCGAAGCTTATTTTGATGTAGCACATGATGCCAAAAGGCCGTTTATTCTCCACACGGGGAAAGTGATTACCAGGGTTTTAGGTACAGCGTTTAATGTTAAGGCTTATGGCTCAAATGAAATGAGTGTTACCGTAGCCAGGGGTAAAGTAAGCGTAGGCATGCAAAATAAATTGCTAAGTGTATTAATACCCAATGAATGTTTAAGCTACAACCGCGTTAATGGCGATTCAAAAAAATATCATGTTGATGCTTCAAAATTACGCTGGATGAACGGTGACTTAATTTTTGACAATATCAACCTTGAAGAGGCCGCTCATGTAATTGAACGGTGGTACGATGTTCAGATCAGCTTTAACAACTCCAGGGCCAAAAGTTACCATTTCACAGCCTCATTCCTGAAACATGAAAATATTGACCAGATCATGGAAGTATTAAGCGAATTTTCTGGCTTTACATATAAACGCGAAGGCAAAAAAATTACTATCCAATAA
- a CDS encoding TonB-dependent receptor, giving the protein MLFAHITNGQTIRDINVVLGVQNQSLKYAIKQIEKQTNFRFTYKNDELKSYKNVTLPDGNRTVEQTLQLLLGQTDLMYKQRNNYILLVPKPQQNITIVKQEQEVLPPAENITIKGKVTDKGTGEALIGVSIRVKGSQNGVATDVNGAFSISAPDNGTLVVTYIGYETVEVPINKQAAINIALTASAKGLNEVVVVGYGTQKKINLTGSIATVNSDKLENRPMVNLGDGLQGLIPNLNVSLGGGEPGTGATFNVRGGTTLPSTAPQAGQDPKSVPTAPLVLVDGVARDPNLIDPNDVASVTVLKDAASAAIYGGRAANGVILITTKSGKAGPTRVSYSGSYTISRPTRLVENVNSVDYIKMFNEANRTGLKSGGYSTTPFTSVDSTMAAAYFNDPANNPTGYPDPGNPKRYRYVGNTDWTKVLYPGWAPTQQHNISVSGGEGKTTFLTSLGYFRQDGLQKSANQVFQRYTPTLKVNSDVTKWLTLGLNMSMTHTDNNQPAQTRINQGGAWLYSNIPPVMPVYNPDGNFAGQGNYTNPMAVNALSGRDIDSQNDFWTTGRVIIRPVDHVSVNVDYTWNTLNDNRKANLIPFNEYGVNGTFLDIYPWTNPSQVIENKTNNNYNSLNAFATYENTFNKKHYFKALVGYNQEYQHYILGSTLVKNLIDPTLPASGINNDSKPQVGSVETEYALVGTFSRLNYIYDNKYLVEINARYDGTSRFQPDHRYSFSPSASVGWNVSEESFMEGIKGTLNQLKLRASYGQLPNQNVPGAGSTTQMLNMLAGSIASSYNQYPYIAVQQTGLVNYLLNGQQGVFVAAPALVSSSFTWEKVQTKNLGLDYALFNSKLNGSFDYFITNIKDILVPSQQVPSTLGAPIPPSNSANVKSHGWEFSLNWNDKINELKYSITLGLSNTSNTRVTKYNGNPTNSIYDFIQGQDLGNIYGYINDGYYKTDAEAAAIDNTALAGYKWLAGDIKYRDISGPDGKPDQKITFGNNTLGNMGDKKLIGNTTAHYKFGFNLNLNYKNFDFATFIQGVLKQDFYPNEYVFYAFRDDEYSIPSQMTTDYWTPTNTNAYFPRIRFSGGGNEQPQDKYILNAAYARVKQLTFGYSLPAEVVKSIKLQRLRVYVTGANLFTITSLNKNYDPETATSFGTYPLNKSLSFGLQATF; this is encoded by the coding sequence ATGCTGTTCGCGCATATAACAAATGGGCAAACCATTAGGGATATAAACGTTGTTTTAGGTGTACAAAACCAAAGTCTTAAGTATGCCATCAAGCAAATTGAAAAGCAAACCAATTTTAGGTTTACTTATAAAAATGATGAGCTTAAATCATACAAAAACGTAACTCTGCCAGACGGTAACCGTACGGTAGAGCAAACATTGCAGCTTTTACTGGGTCAAACCGACCTGATGTATAAGCAACGGAATAATTATATTCTGTTGGTTCCCAAACCCCAGCAAAACATAACAATTGTTAAACAAGAGCAGGAAGTACTTCCTCCGGCCGAAAACATAACCATTAAAGGAAAGGTTACCGATAAAGGCACCGGCGAAGCCCTGATAGGTGTTTCTATACGCGTTAAAGGCAGCCAGAATGGTGTTGCTACTGACGTTAACGGTGCATTTTCTATATCAGCTCCCGATAATGGCACATTAGTGGTTACCTACATTGGCTATGAAACTGTAGAAGTACCTATTAACAAACAGGCTGCTATTAACATTGCATTAACCGCTTCTGCAAAAGGTTTAAATGAAGTTGTTGTTGTTGGTTACGGTACACAGAAAAAAATAAACCTTACCGGTTCTATAGCTACGGTGAACAGCGATAAATTGGAAAATCGCCCAATGGTGAATCTTGGTGATGGATTACAGGGTCTTATTCCCAACTTAAATGTAAGCCTTGGCGGCGGCGAACCTGGAACAGGCGCTACATTTAACGTGCGCGGTGGTACAACGTTGCCTTCAACAGCACCACAAGCAGGACAAGATCCTAAATCAGTACCTACAGCTCCCTTGGTGTTGGTTGATGGTGTAGCACGTGACCCTAACCTTATCGACCCTAACGATGTAGCCAGTGTAACTGTATTAAAAGACGCAGCATCTGCAGCTATATACGGTGGTCGTGCGGCTAACGGCGTAATTTTAATTACCACCAAAAGTGGCAAGGCCGGTCCAACAAGGGTTAGCTATTCAGGTTCTTATACCATTTCAAGACCTACTCGTTTAGTAGAGAATGTAAATTCGGTTGATTACATTAAAATGTTTAATGAGGCTAACCGTACGGGTTTAAAAAGCGGTGGTTATTCAACTACGCCATTTACTTCAGTTGACTCTACCATGGCTGCTGCTTATTTTAATGACCCAGCTAATAACCCAACCGGTTATCCTGACCCGGGTAACCCGAAAAGATACCGCTATGTAGGTAATACCGACTGGACAAAGGTGCTTTATCCAGGATGGGCCCCTACACAGCAACATAACATATCGGTATCAGGAGGCGAAGGTAAAACCACTTTCTTAACCAGCCTGGGTTACTTCAGGCAGGACGGTTTGCAAAAATCTGCAAACCAGGTTTTCCAGCGCTATACTCCTACTTTAAAGGTTAACTCTGATGTAACCAAATGGTTAACGCTGGGTTTAAACATGAGCATGACCCATACCGATAATAACCAGCCGGCCCAAACCCGTATTAACCAAGGTGGTGCATGGCTGTACTCTAATATTCCACCAGTAATGCCGGTTTACAACCCAGATGGTAATTTTGCCGGTCAGGGTAATTATACCAACCCGATGGCGGTTAATGCGTTATCAGGTAGGGATATTGATTCACAAAATGATTTCTGGACAACTGGCCGCGTGATCATTAGACCGGTTGATCATGTGTCTGTAAATGTTGACTATACCTGGAATACCCTGAATGATAACCGCAAAGCAAACCTAATACCTTTTAATGAGTATGGTGTAAATGGTACTTTCCTGGATATTTACCCATGGACAAACCCATCACAGGTAATTGAAAACAAAACCAACAATAACTACAACTCTTTAAATGCTTTTGCAACCTACGAAAATACCTTTAACAAAAAACATTACTTTAAAGCGCTGGTAGGTTATAACCAGGAGTATCAGCACTATATACTGGGCAGTACATTGGTTAAAAACCTGATAGATCCTACACTACCGGCATCAGGTATTAATAACGATTCAAAACCACAAGTTGGAAGCGTTGAAACAGAGTATGCACTGGTTGGTACCTTTTCGAGGTTAAACTATATTTATGATAACAAATACCTGGTAGAAATTAATGCCCGTTATGATGGTACTTCCCGTTTTCAACCAGATCATCGTTACTCGTTTTCTCCATCAGCATCTGTTGGCTGGAATGTGTCTGAAGAATCATTTATGGAAGGCATCAAAGGCACACTTAACCAGTTAAAATTAAGGGCATCATACGGCCAGTTGCCAAACCAGAACGTACCGGGCGCCGGTTCAACCACTCAAATGCTGAATATGCTGGCGGGTTCAATCGCGTCTTCATATAATCAATATCCATACATTGCAGTTCAGCAAACAGGTTTGGTTAATTACCTCTTGAATGGGCAACAAGGTGTATTTGTTGCGGCACCGGCTTTAGTGAGCTCGTCATTTACCTGGGAAAAGGTACAAACTAAAAACCTTGGTTTAGATTATGCTTTATTTAACAGTAAGCTAAACGGCTCTTTTGATTATTTTATAACCAACATTAAGGATATTTTGGTACCGAGTCAGCAAGTCCCATCAACACTGGGCGCGCCAATTCCACCAAGTAACTCGGCCAATGTAAAATCACATGGCTGGGAGTTTAGCCTGAACTGGAACGATAAGATCAACGAACTTAAATATAGTATTACACTGGGTTTGTCTAATACTTCCAATACCCGCGTAACTAAGTATAATGGTAATCCAACCAATAGTATCTATGATTTTATTCAGGGGCAGGACCTGGGAAATATTTATGGATATATTAACGATGGCTATTATAAAACAGATGCAGAGGCAGCTGCCATTGATAATACAGCATTGGCGGGTTACAAATGGCTTGCAGGCGATATCAAGTACAGAGATATTAGCGGGCCAGATGGTAAACCCGACCAAAAAATAACCTTTGGTAACAATACGTTGGGTAACATGGGAGATAAAAAGCTGATAGGTAATACTACCGCACACTATAAATTCGGGTTTAACCTAAATCTTAATTATAAGAATTTTGATTTTGCAACCTTTATTCAAGGAGTGTTAAAGCAGGATTTTTATCCTAATGAGTATGTATTTTATGCATTCAGAGATGATGAATACAGTATTCCTTCACAAATGACCACTGATTACTGGACGCCAACCAATACCAATGCTTATTTCCCACGCATCAGGTTTAGTGGCGGTGGCAATGAGCAGCCTCAAGATAAATACATTCTTAATGCTGCTTATGCACGTGTTAAGCAATTAACATTTGGGTACAGCCTACCCGCAGAAGTGGTTAAGAGCATCAAGCTGCAGAGGTTAAGGGTTTATGTAACAGGTGCAAATTTGTTTACTATAACATCGCTTAACAAAAATTACGATCCTGAAACGGCAACAAGCTTTGGTACTTACCCATTAAATAAATCATTATCGTTTGGCTTACAGGCTACATTTTAA
- a CDS encoding RagB/SusD family nutrient uptake outer membrane protein — MKNKYILYIACVAMVLVASCKKESFLDRQPLSDVVPEKFFKNETDLQLYCNQYYSALTIQNFLKADNNSDDKANATINPVLANTYTIPSTATHNYSTSGTTLDFNSNTPGTVINSNTVNVNQSGTDWDFALIRACNFFLANYQKADIPDATKNIYVGETLFFRANDFWKKVKAFGDVPYINRYIVDTSKSVLYGPRMPHKQVMDSVLKDINFAVANLPVTPVDGRLGKYAALALKARVCLWEGTWRKYAHTGDETTYLQAAVDAAAEIRNSGLYKLYSTGNPQSDYYNLFIQDELKGNAEAILPQRYLPSILMNGIDRSLGEAADGYSKDFVNSILCSDGLPISLSPLYKGDNTPEDESTNRDPRYKQLIATRGFDFLAGDLITLPRIGTTVTSTGYQPIKGRSSSLAAWNANASVYDFFIFRYAEVLLIEAEAKAELGQATQTDIDNTINKLRDRVGMPHMIIATLVKDPKSDFPGLPVLIDEIRRERRIELGSEGFRFDDIKRWRAGTLINNPNTILGMKLTPALRAQYTAAHLDVSSVVVDANNYIRQYPSITTRTWNDKMYLLPIPTQELTLNPNLKQNPGW, encoded by the coding sequence ATGAAAAATAAATATATCCTATATATAGCCTGCGTTGCAATGGTCCTTGTTGCATCTTGTAAAAAGGAAAGCTTTCTTGACCGGCAGCCTTTAAGCGATGTAGTTCCTGAAAAGTTTTTTAAAAATGAAACAGATTTGCAGTTATATTGTAATCAATATTACTCCGCATTAACCATACAAAACTTTTTAAAGGCCGATAATAATTCTGATGATAAGGCTAATGCCACAATAAATCCTGTTTTGGCAAATACTTATACTATTCCGAGTACTGCTACGCACAATTATTCAACCAGCGGCACAACGCTTGATTTTAATTCAAATACGCCTGGTACGGTAATTAATAGTAACACGGTAAATGTTAATCAATCAGGTACCGACTGGGACTTCGCACTGATCAGGGCATGCAACTTTTTCCTGGCTAATTATCAAAAAGCCGATATCCCTGATGCCACTAAGAACATTTATGTAGGCGAAACCCTGTTTTTCAGGGCTAATGACTTCTGGAAAAAAGTGAAAGCCTTTGGTGATGTGCCTTACATAAACCGTTACATTGTAGATACTTCAAAATCTGTTTTATACGGCCCGAGAATGCCGCACAAACAGGTAATGGATTCTGTATTGAAAGATATCAATTTTGCAGTAGCTAACTTGCCTGTAACGCCGGTCGACGGTCGTTTGGGTAAATACGCGGCACTGGCCCTAAAAGCACGTGTTTGTTTGTGGGAAGGTACCTGGCGTAAATATGCGCATACTGGCGACGAAACTACTTATTTACAAGCTGCTGTAGATGCCGCTGCTGAAATCAGGAACTCTGGTCTGTATAAACTCTATTCAACAGGCAATCCACAGTCTGATTATTATAACCTGTTTATACAGGATGAATTAAAGGGCAACGCTGAGGCAATATTGCCTCAGCGTTATTTACCAAGTATTTTAATGAACGGTATTGACCGTTCGCTTGGCGAAGCTGCAGATGGTTACAGCAAAGATTTCGTGAACTCTATTTTATGTTCAGATGGTCTGCCTATATCGTTAAGCCCGCTTTATAAAGGCGACAATACACCGGAGGATGAATCAACTAATCGCGATCCGCGTTACAAACAACTGATAGCAACGCGTGGCTTTGACTTCCTTGCCGGCGATCTGATTACCTTGCCGCGTATTGGTACCACGGTTACTTCAACAGGATATCAGCCTATCAAGGGGCGTTCGAGCAGCCTGGCTGCCTGGAATGCAAATGCTTCTGTTTATGATTTCTTCATTTTCAGATATGCCGAAGTATTACTGATTGAGGCAGAAGCAAAAGCTGAATTAGGACAGGCTACACAAACGGATATTGATAACACTATAAATAAGCTGCGCGACAGGGTAGGTATGCCGCACATGATCATAGCCACCCTGGTTAAGGATCCTAAGTCTGATTTTCCTGGATTACCTGTGCTCATCGATGAGATCCGCCGTGAGCGCCGTATTGAGCTGGGTTCTGAAGGGTTCCGTTTCGACGATATCAAAAGATGGCGCGCGGGTACTTTGATCAACAACCCAAATACCATTTTGGGTATGAAACTTACTCCTGCCCTGCGTGCTCAATATACAGCTGCGCACCTTGACGTAAGCAGTGTAGTTGTTGACGCCAATAACTACATACGCCAGTACCCGAGCATTACCACCCGTACCTGGAATGATAAAATGTATCTTTTGCCAATACCAACGCAGGAGTTAACATTGAATCCAAACCTAAAACAAAACCCCGGCTGGTAA